The Plasmodium vinckei vinckei genome assembly, chromosome: PVVCY_14 genome window below encodes:
- a CDS encoding SAM dependent methyltransferase, putative: MYSIRYNKLFIYNKFKANALNFNIIKRQISDICETKIIPINKSKEYDKLKIYRNNIYNDIYENQIIQGVKVHNLDPHGYGEIALYVTKQYFLLFLKFFLLIPDEQVNLKVLDINKKKKKVTFQVLCKNKKSKYEIIPECEHFSKCGGCMYQHINYEFERKLKKDLLISLCIKYKINILISNKNYLQDDHHFVKEDEKNNEDFVTISEIKQEYMSDDLENEQGEENTLNNKSQIDNNYSDSHIYYNSNTDDSNIYENNSNQINKNQEHTKIYDIIHSDCYHYRNKSTFHFSVTDKLSIGFYKRHSYEICDINECYIQDKQIQQIYEDIKNEIIDNFKQNNIYIVNKINNNGYLKSVDIKYSVCNSEKQILINFIGSSLTDKAKKNMINIANNLAIKNKSIKGILYNIETNKLKQIKKEITLFGQNYIYHTYNNYTYKLGANTFFQPNQYLNEYIIQIVFKLIQNYKINSQTQCVFDLFCGIGFYSLPLSSIFNHVISVDYSIENIKNLEENIKLNNIQNIKPIHINLFNPNDLKQINLHIRRYIVNIIKNKNHTLYNNIKTKIDAQYVSIDNENEFMENLQKSNSLYTTLPKFVYQTLIEWESKELNKNTANDIDKNFYKNLSNTTSQDLKDHKSDTLPSNEINNENILSNDFVISIPDLIIINPPRKGCEKLFRRWLRGICSRFIIYISCNVNTQLRDINHLISLGYILKEIIPIDTFPRTQHFELIALLEFDYNKKVDNEKKKIMELELHEIKKKKS; the protein is encoded by the exons ATGTATAGCATACGTTATAacaaactttttatttataataagtTTAAAGCAAATGCACTTaatttcaatattattaaaagacAAATCAGTGATATATgtgaaacaaaaataataccaattaataaaagtaaaGAATATGacaaattgaaaatatatagaaataacatatataacGACATATATGAAAATCAAATTATTCAAGGTGTAAAG GTACACAATCTTGATCCACATGGATATGGTGAAATAGCCCTATATGTCACTAAACAATATTTCTTACTTTTTCtaaagttttttttattaataccTGATGAGCAGGTTAATTTAAAAGTAttggatataaataaaaaaaaaaaaaaagtaacaTTCCAAGTTCTttgcaaaaataaaaaaagtaaatatgaaataatacCTGAATGTGAACACTTTTCTAAATGTGGAGGGTGTATGTATCAACACATTAATTATGAATTTGAAagaaaattgaaaaaagatttattaattagtttatgcataaaatataagataaatatattaattagtaacaaaaattatttgcaAGATGATCACCATTTCGTTAAagaagatgaaaaaaacaatgaaGACTTTGTTACAATTTCAGAAATAAAACAAGAGTATATGTCTGATGATTTGGAAAATGAACAAGGGGAAGAAAATACtcttaataataaatcgCAGATAGACAATAACTATAGTGACTCACATATATACTATAATAGTAATACCGACGATtccaatatatatgaaaataatagtaaccAGATTAATAAAAACCAAGAGCATACCAAAATATATGACATTATACATTCAGATTGCTATCATTACAGAAATAAATCGacatttcatttttcagTTACTGATAAATTATCAATAGGCTTTTATAAGAGACATAGTTATGAAATATGTGATATAAATGAATGTTATATTCAAGATAAACAAATCcaacaaatatatgaagACATTAAAAACGAAATAattgataattttaaacaaaataatatatatatagttaacaaaataaataataatggatATCTAAAATCTGTCgacataaaatatagtgTATGCAATTctgaaaaacaaattttaataaattttattggATCCTCATTAACTGataaagcaaaaaaaaatatgattaaCATTGCAAATAATCTAgctataaaaaacaaatcaaTTAAAGGTATATTGTACAATATAGAAACTAATAagttaaaacaaataaaaaaggaaattacattatttggacaaaattatatttatcatacatataataattatacgTATAAATTAGGAgctaatacattttttcaaccaaatcaatatttaaatgaatatattattcaaattgtttttaaattaattcaaaattataaaataaattctcAGACACAATGTGTATTTGACTTATTTTGTGGTATCGGTTTTTACTCCTTACCACTTTCAAGCATTTTTAACCATGTTATTAGTGTCGACTATTCTATTgagaatattaaaaatctagaagaaaatatcaaattaaataatatacaaaatataaagccTATTCACATTAATCTATTTAATCCTAatgatttaaaacaaataaatttgcATATACGACGATATATAGTTAATAtcatcaaaaataaaaaccaCACCCTTTATAACAATatcaaaacaaaaattgaTGCTCAATATGTGTCTATCGATAACGAAAATGAATTCATGGAAAATTTACAG AAATCAAATTCCCTTTATACGACCTTACCGAAATTTGTTTATCAAACTTTAATAGAATGGGAATCGAAagaattaaacaaaaataccGCTAACGATATTGATAAAAACTTCTACAAAAATTTGAGTAATACGACTTCTCAAGATTTAAAGGACCACAAATCTGATACATTGCCTTCAAATGagataaataatgaaaatatctTATCAAATG ATTTTGTTATATCAATTCCTGatcttattattattaatccTCCTCGAAAAGGATGCGAAAAG TTATTCAGAAGATGGCTACGAGGAATATGCTCtagatttattatttacatatcATGTAATGTAAATACCCAGTTAAGGGACATTAACCATTTGATAAGTTTGGg atatatattaaaagaaattatcCCTATTGATACATTTCCGAGAACACAACACTTTGAGCTAATTGCATTATTAGAATTTGATTATAATAAG AAAGTTGacaatgaaaaaaagaagataatGGAACTTGAATTAcatgaaattaaaaaaaaaaaaagttag